The Apodemus sylvaticus chromosome 5, mApoSyl1.1, whole genome shotgun sequence genome has a segment encoding these proteins:
- the Mafb gene encoding transcription factor MafB, with protein MAAELSMGPELPTSPLAMEYVNDFDLLKFDVKKEPLGRAERPGRPCTRLQPAGSVSSTPLSTPCSSVPSSPSFSPTEQKTHLEDLYWMASNYQQMNPEALNLTPEDAVEALIGSHPVPQPLQSFDSFRSAHHHHHHHHPHPHHGYPGAGVTHDELGPHAHPHHHHHHQASPPPSSAASPAQQLPTSHPGPGPHAAAAATAAGGNGSVEDRFSDDQLVSMSVRELNRHLRGFTKDEVIRLKQKRRTLKNRGYAQSCRYKRVQQKHHLENEKTQLIQQVEQLKQEVSRLARERDAYKVKCEKLANSGFREAGSTSDSPSSPEFFL; from the coding sequence ATGGCCGCGGAGCTGAGCATGGGGCCAGAGCTGCCCACCAGCCCGCTGGCCATGGAGTACGTCAACGACTTCGACCTTCTCAAGTTCGACGTGAAGAAGGAGCCACTGGGGCGTGCGGAGCGTCCCGGCCGGCCATGCACACGCCTGCAGCCGGCTGGCTCGGTGTCGTCCACCCCGCTCAGCACACCGTGCAGCTCCGTGCCTTCTTCTCCCAGCTTCAGTCCGACTGAGCAGAAGACCCATCTCGAGGACCTGTACTGGATGGCGAGCAACTACCAGCAGATGAACCCCGAGGCACTCAACCTGACGCCCGAGGACGCGGTGGAGGCGCTCATCGGTTCGCACCCAGTGCCACAGCCGCTGCAGAGCTTCGACAGCTTCCGTAGTgcgcaccaccatcaccaccaccaccaccctcatcCGCACCACGGGTACCCGGGAGCCGGTGTGACTCACGATGAGCTGGGCCCGCACGCTCACccgcaccatcaccaccatcaccaagcGTCGCCCCCGCCGTCCAGCGCTGCCAGTCCGGCGCAACAGCTGCCCACTAGCCATCCGGGGCCGGGACCGCACGCAGCAGCCGCGGCGACGGCTGCGGGAGGCAACGGTAGTGTGGAGGACCGCTTCTCTGACGACCAGCTGGTGTCCATGTCCGTGCGTGAGCTGAACCGTCACCTGCGGGGCTTCACCAAGGACGAGGTGATCCGCCTGAAGCAGAAGCGGCGGACCCTGAAGAACCGGGGCTACGCCCAGTCGTGCAGGTATAAACGCGTCCAGCAGAAACATCACCTGGAGAACGAGAAGACGCAGCTCATTCAGCAGGTGGAGCAGCTTAAGCAGGAGGTGTCCCGGCTGGCCCGCGAGAGAGACGCCTACAAGGTCAAGTGCGAGAAACTCGCCAACTCCGGCTTCAGAGAGGCGGGCTCCACCAGCGACAGCCCCTCCTCTCCTGAGTTCTTTCTGTGA